CGGCGCGTCACGCCGACGAGCGTGTTGATCAGCGTCGTCTTGCCGGTGCCATTGCGCCCCAGCAGCGCCATCGATTCGCCGGCCGGCAGCTCGAGCGTGATCCCGTTGAGCACGACCGCCTCGCCGTAGCCGGCCTCCAGGCCTTCGACCTTCAACAGCTCAGCCATGGCCCGCTTGTCCTTCGCCGAGGTACACCGCCTTCACCCGCGGGTCGACCGAGATGCTCGCGACGTCGCCTTCGGCGAACACCGTGCCGTTCACCAGCACCGTCACCTGCCTGGCGAAGTTGAAGACCAGGTCCATGTCGTGCTCGATCAGCACCACCGACACGTCGGCCGGCAGGCGCGCCAGGCTGTCGAAGATCTCCTGCCGCTCGCCCTCGGGGACGCCGGCCGCGGGCTCGTCGAGCAGCAGCACGCGCGGCTCGCCCGCGATCGCCAACGCGATCTCGAGCAGCCGGCGCTTGCCGTACGGAAGGACCGCCGTGCGCTGGTGCATCACGTCGGTGAGATGGAACTCGGCGAGAAGCTTCTCGCAGGCCTCGGCCACCGCCGGATCGCGGCCCAGCGGCTGCCACCAGCGCGCGCTGTGCTTCAGGCGCTGCGCCACCGTCAGCGCCAGCGATTGCAGCGGCGTCAGCTCGCCGAAGAGCTGGTTGATCTGGAAGGTGCGGACCAGGCCGCGGCCGACGCGGCGGTGCGCCGGCGTCGAGGTGATGTCCTCGCCCTCGAGCACGATGCGCCCGGAGGTCGGCTCGATCACGCCGGTCAGCAGGTTGATCAGCGTGGTCTTGCCGGCGCCGTTGGGCCCGATCAGGGCGTGGCGTGCGCCGCGCTCCACCTTGATCGACACCTCGTTGGTCGCGACGAGCCC
The Piscinibacter sp. XHJ-5 DNA segment above includes these coding regions:
- a CDS encoding ABC transporter ATP-binding protein — its product is MTVVLETHSLVKRFGGLVATNEVSIKVERGARHALIGPNGAGKTTLINLLTGVIEPTSGRIVLEGEDITSTPAHRRVGRGLVRTFQINQLFGELTPLQSLALTVAQRLKHSARWWQPLGRDPAVAEACEKLLAEFHLTDVMHQRTAVLPYGKRRLLEIALAIAGEPRVLLLDEPAAGVPEGERQEIFDSLARLPADVSVVLIEHDMDLVFNFARQVTVLVNGTVFAEGDVASISVDPRVKAVYLGEGQAGHG